A genomic window from Candidatus Thiocaldithrix dubininis includes:
- a CDS encoding S8 family serine peptidase, with protein MLNQPSVSILSLSIALALLTASSASFANLDKNEQVKSVASNTSGLTDQLIIRFKDTTSATAADAVLRKLQTEKGEKFRYARSTQQKADIFRFNKRKSKAEWDNLNVWLKQQPEVEYVEPDYVLNKMALPNDSYISYQWPLTDTNVGIRAEQAWATSTGLNTIVAVLDTGYLPHADLVANILPGYDMINDSFVGNDGNGRDADASDPGDYVLAGECNSTTGSNSSWHGTHVAGTIAAVANNATGVAGVAYNAKILPVRVLGKCGGYTSDIADGILWASGNSVTGVPANPTPARVINMSLGGANACSTTLQNAINAARSKNTVVIAAAGNSNLDASQFAPANCNGVVTVAATGRNGGKAYYSNFGSIVDIAAPGGSMSSSAYDGILSTLNAGTQAPISDNYAFYQGTSMATPHVSGTAALMLSANPALTPDQVESILKSTARPFPASCNGCGTGLMDANAAVQAALTVVTPPTDSYAALKATLTTNRNLWTSKAIKNYTYVLEKGSQKFKLTIRLGKVYSGVDLNTNRNLSKTALNTYGKTIEQLFAVIDTAITNKAASVNATYDVSLGYPSAINIDQNASVVGDESSYKAYSLVKN; from the coding sequence ATGTTAAATCAACCCTCTGTATCTATATTATCACTATCTATCGCCTTGGCATTGTTAACAGCAAGTTCCGCCAGTTTTGCAAATCTGGATAAGAATGAGCAAGTTAAATCGGTCGCTAGTAATACTAGTGGTTTAACTGATCAATTAATTATTCGTTTTAAAGATACTACGTCTGCTACTGCTGCCGATGCTGTATTACGCAAGTTACAAACGGAAAAAGGCGAAAAATTTCGTTATGCGCGCAGTACACAACAAAAAGCGGATATATTCCGTTTTAATAAACGCAAATCCAAAGCGGAATGGGACAACTTAAACGTATGGTTAAAACAACAACCCGAAGTTGAGTACGTCGAACCGGATTACGTCTTAAACAAAATGGCATTGCCAAATGATAGTTATATTAGCTATCAATGGCCGTTAACAGATACCAATGTGGGTATTCGCGCTGAGCAAGCTTGGGCAACTAGCACGGGTCTAAATACCATTGTCGCCGTGTTAGATACGGGTTATTTACCGCATGCTGATCTAGTGGCTAATATTTTACCCGGCTACGATATGATTAACGATAGCTTTGTGGGTAATGATGGCAATGGGCGTGATGCAGATGCCTCTGATCCCGGCGATTATGTACTAGCGGGTGAGTGCAATAGCACGACAGGGTCTAATAGTAGCTGGCATGGCACACACGTCGCGGGCACGATTGCCGCCGTGGCGAATAATGCCACTGGAGTAGCGGGCGTTGCCTATAACGCAAAAATTTTACCTGTACGGGTGTTAGGAAAATGCGGCGGTTACACCTCAGATATTGCGGATGGTATTTTATGGGCGAGTGGCAATAGCGTTACAGGCGTACCGGCTAACCCAACCCCAGCACGCGTGATCAATATGAGTTTGGGTGGTGCAAATGCTTGTAGCACCACATTACAAAACGCCATAAATGCTGCGCGTAGTAAAAATACGGTGGTTATTGCAGCCGCTGGTAATAGCAATTTAGATGCTAGCCAATTTGCCCCAGCTAACTGTAATGGCGTTGTTACCGTAGCGGCGACCGGACGCAATGGTGGCAAAGCTTATTATTCCAATTTTGGTTCAATTGTGGATATTGCCGCTCCCGGTGGCTCGATGAGCAGTTCCGCCTACGATGGAATTTTGTCTACGTTAAATGCAGGTACACAAGCCCCAATCTCAGATAACTATGCGTTTTACCAAGGCACGAGTATGGCAACACCCCATGTCTCTGGTACGGCAGCTTTAATGTTATCCGCAAATCCTGCCTTAACGCCTGATCAAGTGGAGAGTATCTTAAAATCCACGGCACGCCCGTTCCCAGCGTCTTGCAACGGTTGTGGCACAGGCTTAATGGATGCAAATGCAGCCGTACAAGCTGCCTTAACCGTGGTGACACCGCCAACGGATTCTTATGCTGCACTCAAAGCTACTTTAACCACCAATCGTAACTTGTGGACGAGTAAAGCTATTAAAAACTATACCTATGTTTTAGAGAAAGGTAGTCAAAAATTTAAACTGACCATTCGCTTAGGCAAAGTTTATTCAGGCGTAGATTTAAATACTAATCGCAATTTAAGCAAAACAGCCTTGAATACATATGGCAAAACGATTGAACAATTATTTGCTGTTATTGATACCGCTATCACTAATAAAGCAGCCAGTGTGAATGCGACTTATGATGTTAGTTTGGGCTATCCAAGCGCCATTAACATTGATCAAAATGCCAGTGTGGTAGGCGATGAAAGTAGTTATAAAGCTTATAGTTTAGTAAAGAATTAG